A stretch of the Medicago truncatula cultivar Jemalong A17 chromosome 5, MtrunA17r5.0-ANR, whole genome shotgun sequence genome encodes the following:
- the LOC11410875 gene encoding probable ribonuclease P/MRP protein subunit POP5: protein MVFKNRYMVMEVFMNPNKDQAAGDSIIITQFNVSNAIKDSILVNFGECGLAASLGSFQVKYVNPITNVCIIRASREEYEKVWASITMVRSIGNFPVVFNLLDLSGNLQATKTAALKCEEAKFEQFKLMVGDRLSAEDTHRMNNHLAKIEVLEH from the exons ATGGTGTTCAAAAACAGATACATGGTGATGGAGGTTTTTATGAATCCTAACAAGGACCAAGCGGCGGGTGATTCTATTATAATTACACAGTTTAATGTCTCGAATGCAATAAAAGATAGCATCTTGGTGAATTTTGGGGAGTGTGGTTTGGCTGCATCATTGGGATCATTTCAGG TCAAGTATGTGAATCCAATCACTAATGTGTGCATCATTAGGGCTTCAAGAGAAGAGTATGAAAAAGTATGGGCTTCCATCACAATGGTCAGAAGTATTGGAAATTTCCCAGTTGTGTTTAATTTGCTTGATTTATCTG GAAATTTACAGGCTACTAAAACTGCTGCATTAAAGTGCGAGGAAGCAAAATTTGAGCAGTTCAAACTTATGGTTGGTGATCGATTATCAGCTGAGGATACACATCGCATGAATAATCATCTTGCTAAGATCGAAGTTTTGGAGCATTGA
- the LOC11409356 gene encoding uncharacterized protein: MDKKILDLILVPSGLFVMVAYHLWLLYQVVKHPTKTVIGVNSINRRYWVQAMMEDVSKNGVLAVQSLRNNIMASTLLASTAIMLSSLIAVLMSSRNEGRSVVSLVFGDRTELVLSIKFFSILVCFMLAFLLNVQSIRYYSHASILINVPFKKLSSNLRQQKLTAEYVANTVNRGSYFWSLGLRAFYFSFPLFMWIFGPIPMLFSCFALVSMLYFLDVVIECGWAAIGVDDADCVGDEVHKQHHVDMEMQEPIRN, translated from the exons atggacaaGAAAATTCTTGATCTCATATTAGTCCCTAGTGGCCTCTTTGTAATGGTTGCATACCATTTATGGCTTCTCTACCAAGTTGTTAAACACCCCACAAAAACTGTCATTGGTGTCAATTCAATCAATCGTCGTTATTGGGTTCAAGCTATGATGGAG gaTGTGTCCAAGAATGGTGTTTTGGCAGTGCAATCTTTGAGGAACAATATAATGGCATCAACCCTTTTGGCATCAACAGCAATAATGCTAAGTTCTCTAATTGCTGTGTTAATGAGTAGTAGAAATGAGGGAAGAAGTGTTGTATCGTTAGTGTTTGGTGATAGAACTGAGCTAGTTTTATCAATCAAATTTTTCTCCATATTGGTTTGTTTCATGTTAGCTTTCTTGTTGAATGTTCAATCTATAAGGTACTATAGTCATGCAAGCATACTCATCAATGTTCCTTTCAAGAAACTATCATCAAACCTTAGACAACAGAAGCTGACAGCTGAGTATGTTGCCAATACAGTTAACCGTGGAAGCTATTTCTGGTCACTTGGTTTGCGTGCATTTTACTTTTCCTTCCCTCTTTTCATGTGGATCTTTGGACCTATTCctatgttgttttcttgttttgcacTTGTTTCAATGCTCTATTTCTTGGATGTTGTTATTGAATGTGGATGGGCTGCTATTGGAGTTGATGATGCTGACTGTGTTGGAGATGAAGTGCACAAGCAACATCATGTTGACATGGAAATGCAAGAGCCAATTAGAAATTAA
- the LOC11409853 gene encoding uncharacterized protein, with amino-acid sequence MEVYGKSMVAAPSNVIYLSSILGHDGPSPVHKCDWKCQNESVWGNMFRCKLTGLTHICDKNCNQRILYDNHSSLCLASRQIFPLTPTEEQAVRGVRRKLDAAESSHVDNNGGCKRRRDAQFHPSPFERSFTAVSPICSQVGDGMDTN; translated from the coding sequence ATGGAGGTATATGGAAAATCTATGGTTGCAGCTCCTTCAAATGTTATTTATCTGTCAAGTATTTTGGGCCATGATGGTCCAAGCCCTGTTCACAAATGCGACTGGAAATGCCAAAACGAAAGTGTTTGGGGAAACATGTTTCGCTGCAAGCTGACAGGGCTGACTCACATCTGTGATAAAAACTGTAACCAGAGAATTCTCTATGATAACCATAGCTCCCTTTGCCTAGCAAGTCGTCAAATTTTCCCCCTTACTCCAACTGAAGAACAGGCAGTGAGAGGCGTTCGAAGGAAGCTCGATGCAGCAGAGAGTTCACACGTTGATAATAACGGTGGCTGTAAGCGTAGGCGGGATGCACAGTTTCATCCTTCTCCTTTCGAGAGATCTTTCACTGCAGTCAGTCCTATCTGCAGCCAAGTTGGAGATGGCATGGATACAAACTAG
- the LOC112421837 gene encoding pathogenesis-related thaumatin-like protein 3.5, whose product MPRVVPWKLLSFIFFVFTLLSFSFSTIFTITNNCPYTIWPGTLAGAGTSALPSTGFQLDSGQAAKLTSVPGWSGRIWARTGCTFDASGIGKCQTGDCGGRLECDGNGAAPPTSLFEITIGQGDQQDYYDVSMVDGYNLPMLVLPRGVYGKSACNATGCVTDINRGCPKELQVVGGDGFQGSVIGCKSACEAFGSDQYCCSGQYANPTTCQPSFYSTIFKKACPRAYSYAFDDGTSTFTCKAYEYDIVFCPTSNKINKPNDAFPPPPPPPLSIGFPYEKVQQDSSSSSIILPFQVTIFLLVATISMLVPKTWALI is encoded by the exons ATGCCAAGAGTTGTACCTTGGAAACTcttaagtttcattttttttgtttttactttgttatctttttctttctctaccATATTCACCATAACAAACAATTGCCCTTATACTATATGGCCAGGCACACTCGCCGGTGCAGGCACGTCAGCGCTTCCATCAACTGGATTTCAGCTTGACTCAGGTCAAGCTGCGAAACTAACAAGTGTTCCAGGGTGGTCGGGTCGGATATGGGCGAGGACTGGTTGCACATTTGATGCATCCGGAATTGGCAAATGCCAAACGGGTGATTGTGGTGGAAGACTTGAATGTGATGGGAATGGTGCAGCTCCACCTACTTCACTTTTCGAGATTACAATTGGACAAGGTGATCAACAAGATTACTATGATGTTAGTATGGTTGATGGATACAATCTCCCAATGCTTGTTCTACCAAGAGGTGTATATGGTAAAAGTGCATGTAATGCCACAGGTTGTGTGACTGATATTAACAGAG GTTGTCCTAAAGAACTTCAAGTAGTTGGTGGTGATGGATTTCAAGGTAGTGTAATTGGTTGCAAGAGTGCATGTGAAGCATTTGGATCAGATCAATACTGTTGCAGTGGACAATATGCTAATCCAACAACATGCCAACCTTCTTTCTATTCCACAATTTTCAAGAAAGCTTGTCCAAGAGCTTATAGCTATGCATTTGATGATGGAACCAGCACTTTCACTTGCAAGGCTTATGAATATGACATTGTGTTCTGTCCTACCAGCAACAA GATTAACAAACCAAATGATGCAtttcctccaccaccaccaccaccactatcAATTGGATTCCCTTATGAGAAGGTTCAGCAAGACAGTTCTTCTTCAAGTATTATCTTGCCCTTTCAAGTGACAATTTTTCTCTTAGTTGCCACAATCTCTATGTTAGTACCAAAGACATGGGCACTGATATGA